In Chitinophaga sp. HK235, a single window of DNA contains:
- the porU gene encoding type IX secretion system sortase PorU, which translates to MKPSYIFPVLLLIFLYHSRTASGQTGLRSYNNHSVLTSGNWYKLSVAGPGVYKIDVPMLQQMGIDTRQLPSGTVRLYGSGGQMLPEANGQPHPDDLPEVALQVNDGGDGYLNGNDYILFYAPGPHRWQWNPWEPGFSHQYNLYSDVSWYFITTGGDGARIWQDNNTQLPDRTVLFFDYHTFYERDSLNFLSSGKQWWGQEFSKVVGNSRTYDFVLPGAPEGPVTVKFRAAARSASGCNFKVSLNGTAAASTYLLPVGGSVFESIATAAMASGTAAVSQAAVSAGVEFQPGDINSRGWLDYLELTASCPLRIPASGMLDFRSTNGLGTARQLQYVLSNATAQTQVWEVTDPLRPLAMGTALRADSLSFIRSADSLREFIAFNPGSTGRPVPGGPVLNQDLHGAPGTDLLIVTHEAFRAEAERLAAWRRQHDQLSVQVVTTSQIYNEFASGSPDPTAIRNYVKMHYDRGDHPRYLLLFGAASYDYRQRVKNNTNLVPSWQSEASLDAIHSYVSDDFFGMLDDTEDITRTDITNLLDIGIGRLPVRNTTEARMAVDKIIRYQQPASFGPWRNQVTLLADDEDDNLHFNDAEAMGAMIAKNNAQPNIGKIYLDAYPQESTPSGPRSPEVNKAIANAINSGTLVMNYTGHGSNNRLAEETIMDAASVREWKNENRLPLLITATCDFAPFDDPGINSLGAQLLLQQNTGAIALMTTTRAVFANSNRLMNTNYLQAAFTPLADGSMRSLGEAIQQGKNTTYSTSGDVINNRKFQLLGDPSMTLAFPQWRVITDSINGQKAGTETDTLKGLQPCIVKGHIADNRGNILEDYQGTVTTVVYDQPATYRTRGNDPRSQVAEYKLQQRVLFKGTQTVKDGRFTVAFTVPADLQSGKANGKISYYACGEMSDGGGYFQGFTTGGLMNNAPADVTGPEVKVWLDSKRFVNGDMTGPSPLLMIDLADSSGINVSGNNPEHHLIAILDSSEYFVLNDYFEASLDSYRKGQVRFPLTALPTGAHRITIKAWDTYNNSTVTTIFFKVAEPGSLTVEEVVNYPNPFYDVTRFSFLHNQQGQQLQVDLQVFSTDGRLVKKMRSTIFSGTSRFDGSPWDGRGDSGAKLPAGIYIYRLIISSNGKTRTLGGKMVLL; encoded by the coding sequence ATGAAACCTTCGTATATTTTCCCTGTGCTCCTGTTAATTTTTCTATACCATAGCAGGACAGCCTCCGGACAAACAGGACTTAGATCCTATAATAATCATAGCGTACTGACATCGGGCAATTGGTATAAATTATCCGTAGCAGGCCCGGGCGTATATAAGATTGACGTACCGATGCTGCAGCAAATGGGGATAGACACCCGGCAGCTGCCCTCAGGCACTGTGCGCCTCTATGGCAGTGGAGGCCAGATGTTGCCCGAAGCCAATGGTCAGCCGCATCCGGACGATCTGCCCGAAGTAGCCCTGCAGGTAAATGACGGAGGCGACGGTTATCTCAACGGCAACGACTATATCCTCTTTTATGCGCCCGGTCCCCACCGCTGGCAATGGAATCCCTGGGAGCCCGGCTTCTCCCACCAGTACAATCTTTACAGCGACGTCTCCTGGTACTTTATCACCACCGGCGGGGATGGTGCCCGTATCTGGCAGGACAACAATACTCAGCTCCCCGACAGGACAGTGCTCTTTTTTGATTACCATACCTTTTACGAACGGGACAGCCTCAATTTCCTCAGCAGCGGCAAACAATGGTGGGGACAGGAATTCAGTAAAGTGGTGGGCAATAGCCGTACCTATGACTTTGTGTTGCCAGGAGCTCCGGAAGGCCCTGTCACTGTTAAATTCAGGGCGGCAGCCCGCAGTGCCTCCGGGTGCAATTTTAAGGTGAGCCTTAACGGGACCGCTGCAGCCAGTACTTATCTGTTGCCTGTAGGTGGGAGCGTATTTGAATCTATCGCTACCGCTGCCATGGCTTCCGGCACGGCTGCAGTCTCGCAGGCCGCAGTCTCGGCAGGGGTGGAGTTTCAGCCCGGTGATATCAACTCAAGAGGGTGGCTGGATTACCTGGAACTGACAGCCAGTTGTCCGTTACGGATACCGGCTTCGGGCATGTTGGATTTCCGCAGCACCAATGGCTTAGGCACTGCCCGGCAGTTGCAATATGTATTGTCTAACGCTACTGCACAAACGCAGGTATGGGAAGTGACCGACCCGCTTCGTCCGCTGGCCATGGGCACTGCATTGCGGGCAGATTCCCTGTCATTCATCCGTTCTGCGGATTCGTTGCGGGAGTTTATTGCCTTTAACCCGGGGAGTACCGGGAGGCCCGTCCCGGGCGGGCCTGTGCTCAATCAGGACCTGCATGGTGCTCCTGGGACAGATTTGTTGATCGTCACCCATGAGGCTTTCCGCGCTGAGGCGGAGAGGCTGGCAGCCTGGCGCCGGCAACACGACCAGCTGAGTGTACAGGTGGTGACTACCAGCCAGATATACAATGAGTTTGCATCCGGATCGCCGGACCCTACGGCCATCCGGAATTATGTGAAGATGCACTACGACCGGGGCGATCATCCTCGTTACCTGCTGCTCTTTGGCGCTGCCTCCTACGATTACCGTCAGCGGGTGAAGAATAATACCAACCTGGTGCCGTCCTGGCAAAGTGAGGCCTCGCTGGATGCTATTCATTCCTATGTGTCGGACGATTTCTTCGGCATGCTGGATGATACAGAAGATATTACCCGTACAGATATCACCAACCTGCTGGATATCGGTATCGGCCGGTTGCCTGTTCGTAATACAACAGAAGCCAGGATGGCTGTGGATAAAATCATCCGTTACCAGCAGCCGGCTTCTTTTGGTCCCTGGCGTAATCAGGTAACACTGCTGGCAGATGATGAAGATGACAACCTCCATTTTAATGATGCCGAAGCCATGGGGGCTATGATCGCCAAAAACAATGCACAGCCCAACATCGGTAAAATATACCTGGACGCCTATCCGCAGGAAAGTACCCCTTCCGGCCCCCGCTCACCAGAGGTGAACAAAGCAATTGCCAATGCGATCAACAGTGGTACCCTGGTAATGAATTATACGGGGCATGGCAGCAACAACCGGCTGGCAGAAGAAACTATTATGGATGCAGCCAGCGTACGGGAATGGAAGAACGAAAACAGGCTGCCGCTGCTGATTACAGCTACCTGCGATTTTGCGCCTTTCGATGATCCGGGCATTAACTCCCTGGGGGCACAGTTGCTCTTACAGCAAAATACCGGTGCGATTGCGCTGATGACCACCACACGGGCTGTTTTCGCCAATTCCAACCGGTTGATGAACACCAATTACCTGCAGGCGGCGTTCACCCCATTGGCTGATGGCAGCATGCGTAGTTTGGGTGAAGCGATACAACAAGGTAAAAATACTACCTACAGCACTTCGGGAGATGTGATCAATAACCGCAAGTTCCAGTTATTGGGTGATCCGTCGATGACGCTTGCATTTCCGCAATGGCGCGTTATAACAGACAGTATCAACGGTCAGAAGGCTGGCACGGAAACGGATACCCTGAAAGGGCTGCAGCCTTGCATTGTCAAAGGACATATAGCAGATAACAGGGGCAATATACTGGAGGATTACCAGGGAACGGTAACGACGGTGGTTTATGACCAGCCGGCCACTTACCGTACCCGGGGAAATGATCCCCGTAGCCAGGTGGCGGAATACAAATTACAGCAACGTGTTCTCTTCAAAGGAACACAAACGGTGAAGGATGGTCGTTTTACAGTAGCATTTACGGTTCCTGCTGATTTACAGTCCGGAAAAGCAAATGGCAAGATAAGTTATTATGCCTGCGGTGAGATGTCAGACGGTGGTGGTTATTTTCAAGGATTCACAACCGGGGGCCTGATGAATAATGCACCGGCAGATGTCACTGGGCCGGAAGTGAAAGTGTGGTTGGATAGCAAACGTTTTGTCAACGGTGATATGACCGGACCATCTCCTTTGCTGATGATAGATCTTGCAGACAGTAGTGGTATCAATGTATCGGGTAATAACCCTGAGCATCATCTGATAGCGATCCTGGATAGTTCAGAATATTTTGTTTTAAATGATTATTTTGAAGCATCTTTGGACAGTTATCGGAAGGGACAGGTACGTTTTCCGCTGACAGCATTACCAACCGGGGCGCATCGTATTACCATAAAGGCTTGGGACACCTATAACAACAGCACTGTAACAACGATCTTCTTCAAAGTAGCAGAGCCGGGGTCACTGACGGTGGAGGAAGTTGTCAATTATCCCAATCCCTTTTACGATGTAACCAGGTTTTCTTTTCTGCACAATCAGCAAGGACAACAACTACAGGTAGATTTACAGGTATTTAGCACAGATGGGCGATTGGTTAAGAAAATGCGGAGCACAATATTTTCTGGTACCAGTCGTTTTGATGGAAGCCCCTGGGACGGTAGAGGTGATTCGGGAGCTAAGTTACCCGCCGGCATTTATATTTACAGGCTGATTATTAGCAGTAATGGTAAAACCAGGACTTTGGGTGGAAAAATGGTACTATTATGA